In the genome of Raphanus sativus cultivar WK10039 chromosome 4, ASM80110v3, whole genome shotgun sequence, one region contains:
- the LOC108849140 gene encoding U4/U6 small nuclear ribonucleoprotein PRP4-like protein isoform X2: protein MAPIPVVQHPPLARPPTFRPPQNGGARASDSDSESEDEHYVISEESRQVRERQEKAMQELLIKRRAAAIAVPTNDKSVRDRLRRLGDPITLFGEQEMERRARLAQLMARLDIGGQLDRLLQAYEEDAAPRDEVDEEELQYPFFTEGPRALREARIEIARFSIKRAAVRIQRAKRRRDDPDEDVEAETKWALKQAKGMVLDCSNFGDDRPLTGCSFSRDGKILATCSLSGVTKLWEMPQVTNTISVLKDHKERATDVVFSPVNDILATASADRTAKLWRTDGTLLKTFEGHLDRLARVAFHPSGRYLGTTSFDKTWRLWDVNTGAELLLQEGHSRSVYGIAFQQDGALAASSGLDSLARVWDLRTGRSILVFQGHIKPVLTVNFSPNGYHLASGGEDNQCRIWDLRMRKSLYIIPAHANLVSQVKYEPQEGYFLATASYDMKVNIWSGRDFSLVKSLAGHESKVASLDITADSSCIATVSHDRTIKLWTSSSNEEEEDDEGRETMDVDL from the exons ATGGCTCCTATACCAGTAGTTCAACATCCTCCACTTGCCCGCCCACCTACCTTTAGGCCACCTCAAAACGGTGGAGCGAGAGCTAGCGACTCGGACTCTGAATCAGAGGATGAACATTATGTAATATCCGAAGAGAGTAGGCAGGTCAGGGAAAGACAAGAGAAGGCAATGCAGGAGCTGCTGATAAAGCGCCGTGCTGCTGCTATCGCGGTGCCAACAAACGACAAGTCCGTTAGAGACCGACTTAGACGGCTTGGTGACCCCATTACTCTGTTTGGGGAGCAGGAGATGGAGAGAAGAGCTAGGTTGGCTCAGCTTATGGCTAGGCTTGATATCGGTGGACAGCTGGATAGACTGCTCCAAGCTTACGAAGAAGATGCGGCTCCGAGAGATGAAGTGGACGAGGAAGAACTTCAGTACCCGTTTTTCACGGAAGGTCCAAGGGCGCTTAGAGAGGCTAGGATAGAGATTGCTAGATTCTCTATCAAGAGAGCTGCTGTGAGGATTCAACGTGCAAAGCGGAGGAGGGATGATCCAGATGAAGATGTTGAGGCAGAGACTAAATGGGCTTTGAAGCAGGCTAAAGGCATGGTTCTTGATTGCAGTAACTTTGGTGATGATCGTCCTCTAACTGGCTGCTCCTTCTCAAGGGATGGAAAGATACTTGCCACATG TTCTCTGAGTGGAGTTACTAAACTATGGGAGATGCCTCAAGTTACAAACACGATTTCTGTCTTGAAGGATCACAAAGAACGTGCAACTGATGTAGTGTTCTCCCCTGTGAATGATATTCTAGCAACTGCTTCTGCTGATCGAACCGCTAAGCTGTGGAGAACCGACGGAACACTCCTGAAAACTTTTGAAGGTCATTTAGATCGCCTTGCACGTGTTGCCTTCCACCCGTCAGGGAGGTACCTAGGGACAACAAGCTTTGACAAAACATGGAGATTGTGGGATGTGAACACAGGAGCAGAGCTGCTTTTGCAAGAAGGTCACAGTCGCAGCGTCTACGGGATTGCATTTCAACAAGATGGAGCCTTAGCAGCTTCCTCTGGGCTTGATTCACTTGCGCGGGTTTGGGATCTCCGCACTGGTAGGAGTATTCTCGTATTCCAAGGACATATCAAACCG GTTCTCACAGTGAATTTCTCTCCGAATGGCTATCACTTAGCATCTGGTGGTGAGGATAATCAATGCCGTATTTGGGATTTAAGAATGAGAAAGTCATTGTACATCATACCAGCTCATGCTAACCTTGTGTCTCAAGTTAAGTATGAACCACAAGAAGGCTACTTCCTGGCCACTGCATCATACGACATGAAAGTCAAT ATATGGTCAGGTAGAGATTTCTCGCTTGTTAAAAGCTTAGCAGGACACGAGTCAAAAGTCGCTTCTCTAGATATCACTGCAGATAGCTCTTGCATCGCAACTGTATCACATGACCGTACCATCAAGCTTTGGACAAGCAGTagcaacgaagaagaagaagacgacgaaggCCGAGAAACAATGGACGTAGATCTCTAG
- the LOC108849140 gene encoding U4/U6 small nuclear ribonucleoprotein PRP4-like protein isoform X1, whose translation MEPNNDDNVSFTAAPVPGVSALPPPPMAPIPVVQHPPLARPPTFRPPQNGGARASDSDSESEDEHYVISEESRQVRERQEKAMQELLIKRRAAAIAVPTNDKSVRDRLRRLGDPITLFGEQEMERRARLAQLMARLDIGGQLDRLLQAYEEDAAPRDEVDEEELQYPFFTEGPRALREARIEIARFSIKRAAVRIQRAKRRRDDPDEDVEAETKWALKQAKGMVLDCSNFGDDRPLTGCSFSRDGKILATCSLSGVTKLWEMPQVTNTISVLKDHKERATDVVFSPVNDILATASADRTAKLWRTDGTLLKTFEGHLDRLARVAFHPSGRYLGTTSFDKTWRLWDVNTGAELLLQEGHSRSVYGIAFQQDGALAASSGLDSLARVWDLRTGRSILVFQGHIKPVLTVNFSPNGYHLASGGEDNQCRIWDLRMRKSLYIIPAHANLVSQVKYEPQEGYFLATASYDMKVNIWSGRDFSLVKSLAGHESKVASLDITADSSCIATVSHDRTIKLWTSSSNEEEEDDEGRETMDVDL comes from the exons ATGGAACCCAACAATGACGATAATGTTTCATTTACAGCAGCTCCAGTTCCAG GCGTCTCTGCCCTTCCTCCTCCACCAATGGCTCCTATACCAGTAGTTCAACATCCTCCACTTGCCCGCCCACCTACCTTTAGGCCACCTCAAAACGGTGGAGCGAGAGCTAGCGACTCGGACTCTGAATCAGAGGATGAACATTATGTAATATCCGAAGAGAGTAGGCAGGTCAGGGAAAGACAAGAGAAGGCAATGCAGGAGCTGCTGATAAAGCGCCGTGCTGCTGCTATCGCGGTGCCAACAAACGACAAGTCCGTTAGAGACCGACTTAGACGGCTTGGTGACCCCATTACTCTGTTTGGGGAGCAGGAGATGGAGAGAAGAGCTAGGTTGGCTCAGCTTATGGCTAGGCTTGATATCGGTGGACAGCTGGATAGACTGCTCCAAGCTTACGAAGAAGATGCGGCTCCGAGAGATGAAGTGGACGAGGAAGAACTTCAGTACCCGTTTTTCACGGAAGGTCCAAGGGCGCTTAGAGAGGCTAGGATAGAGATTGCTAGATTCTCTATCAAGAGAGCTGCTGTGAGGATTCAACGTGCAAAGCGGAGGAGGGATGATCCAGATGAAGATGTTGAGGCAGAGACTAAATGGGCTTTGAAGCAGGCTAAAGGCATGGTTCTTGATTGCAGTAACTTTGGTGATGATCGTCCTCTAACTGGCTGCTCCTTCTCAAGGGATGGAAAGATACTTGCCACATG TTCTCTGAGTGGAGTTACTAAACTATGGGAGATGCCTCAAGTTACAAACACGATTTCTGTCTTGAAGGATCACAAAGAACGTGCAACTGATGTAGTGTTCTCCCCTGTGAATGATATTCTAGCAACTGCTTCTGCTGATCGAACCGCTAAGCTGTGGAGAACCGACGGAACACTCCTGAAAACTTTTGAAGGTCATTTAGATCGCCTTGCACGTGTTGCCTTCCACCCGTCAGGGAGGTACCTAGGGACAACAAGCTTTGACAAAACATGGAGATTGTGGGATGTGAACACAGGAGCAGAGCTGCTTTTGCAAGAAGGTCACAGTCGCAGCGTCTACGGGATTGCATTTCAACAAGATGGAGCCTTAGCAGCTTCCTCTGGGCTTGATTCACTTGCGCGGGTTTGGGATCTCCGCACTGGTAGGAGTATTCTCGTATTCCAAGGACATATCAAACCG GTTCTCACAGTGAATTTCTCTCCGAATGGCTATCACTTAGCATCTGGTGGTGAGGATAATCAATGCCGTATTTGGGATTTAAGAATGAGAAAGTCATTGTACATCATACCAGCTCATGCTAACCTTGTGTCTCAAGTTAAGTATGAACCACAAGAAGGCTACTTCCTGGCCACTGCATCATACGACATGAAAGTCAAT ATATGGTCAGGTAGAGATTTCTCGCTTGTTAAAAGCTTAGCAGGACACGAGTCAAAAGTCGCTTCTCTAGATATCACTGCAGATAGCTCTTGCATCGCAACTGTATCACATGACCGTACCATCAAGCTTTGGACAAGCAGTagcaacgaagaagaagaagacgacgaaggCCGAGAAACAATGGACGTAGATCTCTAG
- the LOC108848931 gene encoding embryo-specific protein ATS3A: protein MLRLAISLFLFALFSVTSARSFVTTRPGPIDSFLPKPKLEGASVCSYTVIIKTSCSSVSYTRDKISIAFGDVYGNEVYVKRLDNPKARAFEKCSSDTYKITGPCMRDVCYLHLLRLGSDGWKPENVKVYGSSIRSVTFYYNLFLPNGVWYGFNVCNGIANANDKSSQPITASVAAM from the exons ATGCTCCGACTAGCGATTTCTTTGTTCCTCTTTGCATTGTTCTCTGTCACATCTGCAAGATCTTTCGTCACCACGAGACCTGGACCGATTGATTCATTTCTCCCTAAACCCAAGCTAGAG GGTGCGAGTGTGTGTTCTTACACAGTGATCATTAAGACAAGCTGTTCGTCAGTGTCTTACACCAGAGATAAGATCAGTATTGCCTTTGGTGATGTGTACGGCAACGAG GTATACGTGAAGAGACTAGACAATCCAAAGGCGAGGGCATTTGAAAAGTGTTCCTCAGACACATACAAGATAACGGGACCGTGTATGCGTGACGTATGTTATCTCCACCTACTCAGGCTAGGATCCGACGGCTGGAAACCAGAGAACGTCAAGGTCTACGGCTCATCCATCAGATCAGTCACTTTCTACTATAACCTCTTCTTGCCAAACGGTGTTTGGTACGGCTTCAACGTCTGCAATGGCATTGCCAATGCCAACGACAAGTCTTCTCAACCCATCACTGCCTCCGTTGCTGCTATGTAA
- the LOC108851906 gene encoding peroxidase 25, producing the protein MGVYLGNYCFVMIIVLVLGAEVRSQSLKNGYYSTSCPKAESIVRSTVESHFDSDPTISPGLLRLHFHDCFVQGCDGSVLIKGKTAEQAALASSGLRGFEVIDDAKARLESVCPGVVSCADILALAARDAVDLSSGPSWTVPTGRKDGRISLASEASNLPSPLDSVAVQKQKFQAKGLDTHDLVTLLGAHTIGQTDCQFFRYRLYNFTVTGNSDPTISPSFLTQLKTLCPPNGDGSKRVALDIGSPSNFDVSFFKNVRDGNGILESDQRLWSDSETNDMVKKYASTIRGLLGFRFDNEFGKAMVKMSSIDVKSDVDGEVRKICSQVN; encoded by the exons atgggAGTTTACTTAGGCAACTATTGTTTTGTAATGATAATAGTGTTGGTGTTGGGAGCAGAAGTGAGAAGTCAGTCGTTAAAGAATGGTTATTATTCAACGTCATGTCCAAAAGCTGAGTCCATAGTAAGGTCCACCGTTGAATCCCACTTCGATTCTGATCCCACCATTTCCCCTGGCTTGCTTAGGCTTCACTTTCATGACTGTTTTGTTCAG GGTTGTGATGGATCGGTTTTGATAAAAGGGAAAACTGCTGAGCAAGCAGCTCTAGCGAGTAGCGGTCTAAGAGGGTTTGAAGTGATAGATGATGCGAAAGCTCGGCTTGAGTCTGTGTGTCCAGGAGTTGTGTCATGTGCAGATATACTCGCGCTTGCTGCTCGTGACGCTGTTGACTTG AGTTCTGGACCAAGCTGGACAGTTCCAACGGGTCGTAAAGATGGTAGAATCTCATTGGCATCAGAAGCATCGAATTTACCTTCTCCACTTGACTCTGTTGCTGTTCAAAAGCAAAAGTTTCAAGCTAAAGGATTGGATACTCATGATCTCGTTACTCTACTTG GTGCACATACAATAGGACAAACGGACTGTCAATTTTTTCGTTACCGTTTATACAATTTCACGGTGACTGGAAACTCCGACCCAACCATAAGCCCATCGTTTCTAACGCAGCTCAAGACTCTTTGTCCTCCTAATGGAGACGGTTCGAAACGTGTTGCTCTTGACATTGGTAGTCCATCAAATTTTGATGTAAGCTTCTTCAAGAACGTACGAGACGGTAACGGCATTTTGGAGTCGGACCAACGACTTTGGTCGGACTCTGAGACGAATGACATGGTGAAGAAGTATGCGAGTACCATCAGAGGATTGTTAGGGTTTAGGTTTGATAATGAGTTTGGTAAAGCTATGGTTAAGATGAGTTCCATTGATGTAAAATCAGATGTTGATGGCGAGGTTAGGAAAATTTGTTCTCAAGTGAACTAG